The sequence ACTGGCGCAGGTGCCGGTTGGCGTCCTGGATGCGGTCGCTGAACTCGGGCGTCCGCGGGGTGACGGACTGCAGCAGGAGCCGCGCGCCGGGCAGCCTGCGGCGGAGGTCGACGAGGATCGTCTCGGTCGCCCGGACGACCTGCTCGACCGACCGCTTCGAGCCGAAGTCGTTGGTGCCGATGAGCAGCACGATCGAGTCGGGGGCCGCGTCGACCACCGCATCGAGCCGGGCCTGGACGTCGGCGGTCGTGTCGCCGTCGACTCCGAGGTTCGTGACCTCCTCGTCGGGGAACCAGCTCTGCCAGTCGCCCGCCGCCGTCAGGCTGTCGCCGAGGAAGAGGAGCTTCTCGCCCTGAGTCATCGCTGATCTCCTTGAGTCGTTGGTGCCGCTGCGGTCGTTGGTGCCGCTGAGTTCGTCGGTGCCGCTGAGGTCGAGGTCGGCATCGCTGCCGGCGTCGGATCGGACACGGCCGTCGGTTCCATCTCGGCTGTCGCCGCGATCCGATTCAGCATGCCCGAGAAGATTATCCCGTGGAACGGCAGGATCGAGTACCAGTACAACCTGCCGCTCAGCCCGGTCGGGAAGAACACGGCCCGCTGACGGTAGTGCGATCCGGTCGGCCTCTCCTCGACCCACATCTCGAGCCAGCCGCGACCGGGCGCCTTGAACTCGGCGCGGAGACGCAGGAACCTGCCCCGGTCGATCTTCTCGACCCGCCACCAGTCGACCGCGTCGCCGGTGCCGAGGGTCGTCGCGCTCCGCCGGCCGCGCTGCAGCCCCACTCCCCCGGCCAGTCGGTCCATCCAGCCTCGCGCGGCCCAGGCCAGCGGGAACGAGTACCACCCGTTCTCGCCGCCGATGCCCTCGATGACGCGCCACAGCTGTGCGGGAGATGCCGCGGTGTCGATCTCGCGGTCGTCAATGTAGACGGTGTGGCCCGACCAGTTCGGGTCGCTCGGCAGCGGGTCGCTCGGCGCCCCGAAGACCGAGCTGTCCTGCCAGCTCGTCTCGACCTCTCCGTCGCGCATCTTGCCGAGGGCGAGGCGGACCGCCCGCCGGTACGGGGTCAGGCCGCCCTCGGGCGGCGGCACGAGGCCCTGGATGTCGTTCTCGCGGACCACGCAGTCGTACTGGAGCGACGCGATGATCGGCACGGCGAGCGAGCGCGGGATCGGCGTGACGAGGTTGACCCATTGCGACGCGAGCCACGGCGTCAGGACGGGCAGCGGCGCGATCGGCCGCTGCTTGAGGCCGGCCTCGACGGCGTAGCCGTTCATCATCTGGCCGTAGCGGAGCACGTCGGGCCCGCCGATGTCGAAGGAGCGGCTGATGCTCGGGTCGAGGTCGGCGGAGGCGATCAGGTAGTGCAGGACGTCACGGACCGCGATCGGCTGGATCTTGTTGCGGACCCATTTCGGCGCGGGCATGTAGGGCAGCACGTCGGTGAGGTGGCGGATCATCTCGAACGACGCCGATCCTGATCCGATCACGACGCCCGCCTGCAGCGCGACCGTCGGGACCCCGCTGGCCAGCAGGATCTCGCCCACCCGCTTGCGCGACTCCAGGTGGGGCGAGAGCGCGCCGTCGGGGTGGAGGCCGCCCAGGTAGACGATCCGCGAGACACCGGCTGCCGCGGCCGCGTCGGCCAGCTTCTCGGCCGCGTCTGCCTCGGCCTTCTCGAAGTCGCCTCGGCCGGCCATGGCGTGGGCCAGGTAGTAGACGACGTCGACGCCCTCGACCGCGCGGCGGACGGCAGTCGCGTCGGTCAGGTCGCCCTGGGCGATCTCGACCTCGTCCTCCCACGGCACGTCGTCGAGCTTCTCGGGCGTCCGGACGAAGACGCGGACGTCGTAGCCGGCTTCGACGAGGCGCGGGGCGAGACGTCCGCCGATGTAGCCGGTGGCGCCGGTGACGAGTGCTTTTCGGGACATGGCCACACGCTACGCCGAGCAGGTCACGGTCTCACAGCCGGACAAGCCCCGACACGCCTCAGCGAGTGCTCGCGAGCAGCTCTCGGATCTGGTCGACATCGGCCGCGATCTGCCGGATCAGCGGGTCGAGGCCGTCGAACTTCTGGTTTCCGCGCACCCAGTCGATGAACGACACCGTCGCCTCCTGGCCGTAGAGGTCGAGGGTGACGTCGAGCAGGTGCGCCTCGACCTGCTTCTCGGGGACGCCCTCGAAGGTCGGGTTGTTGCCCACCGAGACCGCGGCGTCGTAGACCGTGCCGCCGATCGTGACGCGGGCGGCGTAGACGCCGTCGGCAGGGACGAACCCCTCGCTGCGCGGCTCGAGGTTCGCGGTCGGGAAGCCCAGCTCGCGGCCGCGCTGCTCGCCGTGCACGATCACGCCGCGGACCACCGGCTGCCGGCCGAGCAGGAACGCCGCCTCTCGGATGTCGCCGCGGTCGAGGAGCTCGCGGATCCAGCTGGACGAGACGCGCCTGGCGCCGTCGCCCGGACGGACGTCGGGGATGAGGTCGACGTCGAACCCGCGCGACCGGCCGAGCTCGCGGAGGGTGTCGACCGTGCCGCGGCCGCCCCAGCCGAAGCGGAAGTCGGAGCCCACGAGGACGACCTCCGCCTGAAGCGCGCCGACCAGGATCGTGTCGACGAACTCCTCCGGAGTGAGCTCGCGCAGGTGCTCGTCGAAGGTCAGCATCAGCGTCGCCTCGACGCCGGTCTGCTCGAGCAGCTCGCGCTTCTGGCGGTTGCTCGTGAGCGCCCGAGGCACGCGGTCGGGCCGGACGACGGTGAGCGGGTGGCGGTCGAACGTGACGACCGCCGACACGAGGTCGCGATCGCGGGCGACCGCCTCGAGCTCGCGGATGACCGCGCGGTGACCGAGGTGCACCCCGTCGAACTTGCCGATCGTGACCGCCGAGGGGCCGAACCCCCGGGGCACGGCGGCGGGGTCGGTGAAGAAGTCCATCGGGATCAGACGCCCGCGGCCGGCTCGTCGGCGACGGTCTCCCCGGTGTCGGCCGCCCGGCGCTCGGCCTCGACCTGGGGTCGCGTGTGACGCAGCCAGAGGATGCCGAGGACCGGCAGGACGAGCGGGACGAAGCCGTACCCGATGCCGAAGTAGGTCCAGACCGTGGAGTGGTCGGAGTGGGCGTACTTCGCGCTGGGGACGAACACGCCCGGGTCGATGATCGACATCAGCCCGACGAAGAGGACTCCGACGAGCTCGAAGCTGATGGTGGCCCAGGCGATCGCGTACCAGCGACGGCCGCGCATGATCAGCGCGATGGTGGCCATGATGTAGACGACGGCGGAGAGGCCGCTGAGGGCGTAGGCGAGGGGCGCCTGCTGGAACTGGGTGGCGATCTGGAAGACCGAGCGCCCGGTCGCCGCCAGGGCGAGGATCGCGTAGACCGCGATCAGGACGCGGCCTGCGCCGACCGCTCGTGTTGACTTCTGCTGAACCATCACCCCAAGGATATGGCCCAGGACGCGCGGCCGCAGACGGCTGACCCTCAGGTGACGACGGCCGTCCAGATCTGGAGCATCCGCACGACCATCACGGCGACCGCGAAGGCCCCGGCGCCGAGCACGATGTTGCTCCACCGGCTCCGGTCGACCAGCGCCCAGACGACCGCCAGGGGCGGCAGGAGGAGGGCCACGACCAGGTAGATGTAGAACTCGAGCACGTTGCCCGACGCGGGGTTGCCCGCGAAGGGTGCGACGATCGCCACGACCAGCTGCACGAGCAGCAGCAGCTCGACGACGGCGATCGCGCCGACCGTGTAGTCGTTGGGGATGCGCCGGGCGATCCCGAGGATGATGCAGAACAGGGCCACGGCCGTGCCGATGCCGAACTGCACCCAGGTGAACCACTCGATCACGATGAGACCTCGTCTGTCGGGAAGTTGACGATCGGACGCACGACGCCGTGCGAGACGGAGACCAGCCCGGCGAGGAGCCCCGCGGGCGTGATCGCGGCGATCGGCGCCGTGCTGTCGGGCCGGTCGACCCGGAGCTTCTTGCCGTGGCCGAGGTCGATCGTCTGCTCGGGCGTCAGCTCGAGGACGTCGAAGAGCCGTCGGGCGACGTCGGCGGGCGGCAGGAGGCGCGGCGCGACCTCGAGGCCGTCGAGGACGGCGGCGTCTCGGAGGTCGAACGGGCCGATCCGGGTGCGGCGGAGGGCGGTCAGGTGGCCGCCCACGCCGAGCCCCCGGCCGAGATCGCGAGCCAGAGCGCGGATGTAGGTGCCCGACGTGCAGTCGACGACGACGTCGAGGTCGACGACCGGGAGGCCGTCTGCCATCGCGTCCCGGCGGGCGAGCAGGTCGAACCGCGACACGGTGACCGGGCGCGCCTTCAGCTCGACCTTCGTGCCCTCGCGGGCGAGGTCGTAGGCGCGCCTGCCGTCGACCTTGATGGCGCTGACCGTCGTCGGCACCTGATCGATGTCCCCCGAGAGCTGCTCGATGCCCCGCAGGATGCCCGGGTCGTCGACAGCGGAGGCGTCGGTCCGCTCCACGACCTCGCCGTCGGCGTCGTCGCTCGTCGTCGACACCCCGAGCCGGATGGTCGCCTCGTACGTCTTGTCGAGGCCCACCAGGAACGTGAGGAGCCTCGTCGACGAGTTGATGCCCGTGACGAGCAGCCCCGTCGCCATGGGGTCGAGCGTGCCCGCGTGGCCGACCTTCTTCGTGCCTGCAGCGCGCCGGACGCGCGAGACGACGTCGTGGCTCGTGATGCCCTGCGGCTTGTCGACGAGGAGGATGCCGCTGTTCACGGCCACGAGCTTACCGGCGGGGACGATCGGCCCGGAGCGCGGTCGCTCGACGCCGTCTGCTCGGCCGTCTGATCGATCGTGTGGTCGGTCGTCTGGTCGGCTCTCAGCAGGCGTCGTCGAAGAGGCGGCGCGGGTGCTCGGGGTCGCTGTTGTCGATGACCGCGGTCGACCGCCCGCGCTCCTCCGGGCTGCGGTCGGCGGCGTCGCCGCTCTCGACCCAGACCGCGTAGTTCCAGAGGCCGGCGAGCCCTCGACGGCCGACGAGCGACCGGTCGACGAGCAGGATCGCGTCGGCGGGCCCGGCCACGCGGGCCGTCTCGTCGCCGTGCTCCCTAGGAGCCGCCGGCAGCCAGGTCGCGTCGCCGCCGCCGCGGAACGGCTCGACGAGCTCGCGCCGGAACGCGCTCTCGTCGAAGCCGCCGAGGGACGCCCGGAACGCCGCGTGCCCCTCCTGGCGGAGGGACTCCGCCAGGTCGTCGGCGAACCGCGCCGCCGCCGCGGCGTCTCGCCCGTCGACCGCGACGAACGCCCGGCCCCGGGAGTAGTTGTGCAGGATCTCGGTCGCCAGTGCCCTGACGGTGTCGTTCTTCTCCGGTGCCCACGTGCTCATGCTCCACACCCTAGGCTCGACGGGTGACAATCTCCCCCCTGGTCGTGCCGTGGTTCCGGGAGAACGCCCGCGATCTGCCGTGGCGGCGCCCCGGCTTCACGCCGTGGGGCACTCTGGTCAGCGAGTTCATGCTGCAGCAGACGCCCGTCGCGCGGGTGATCCCGCGCCTGGCCGAGTGGCTGGAGCGGTGGCCGACGCCCGCCGACCTCGCCTCCTGCCCTCCGTCCGACGCCGTCCGGGCCTGGGACCGCCTCGGCTACCCGCGCCGGGCCCTCAACCTGCACGCCTGCGCCGTCGCGATCACCGAGCACCACTCCGGCGAGGTGCCCTCCGACGTCGACGCCCTGCTCGCGCTCCCCGGCATCGGCGACTACACCGCCCGGGCCATCGCCGCCTTCGCCTTCGGACTCCGGGTGC is a genomic window of Frondihabitans peucedani containing:
- a CDS encoding GDSL-type esterase/lipase family protein, whose translation is MTQGEKLLFLGDSLTAAGDWQSWFPDEEVTNLGVDGDTTADVQARLDAVVDAAPDSIVLLIGTNDFGSKRSVEQVVRATETILVDLRRRLPGARLLLQSVTPRTPEFSDRIQDANRHLRQFAATVRAQYLDLWPALADGDHLRDDYTDDGLHLNAAGYDAWLDELRPALERLRGEPPMSRPIRIIR
- a CDS encoding SDR family oxidoreductase, which produces MSRKALVTGATGYIGGRLAPRLVEAGYDVRVFVRTPEKLDDVPWEDEVEIAQGDLTDATAVRRAVEGVDVVYYLAHAMAGRGDFEKAEADAAEKLADAAAAAGVSRIVYLGGLHPDGALSPHLESRKRVGEILLASGVPTVALQAGVVIGSGSASFEMIRHLTDVLPYMPAPKWVRNKIQPIAVRDVLHYLIASADLDPSISRSFDIGGPDVLRYGQMMNGYAVEAGLKQRPIAPLPVLTPWLASQWVNLVTPIPRSLAVPIIASLQYDCVVRENDIQGLVPPPEGGLTPYRRAVRLALGKMRDGEVETSWQDSSVFGAPSDPLPSDPNWSGHTVYIDDREIDTAASPAQLWRVIEGIGGENGWYSFPLAWAARGWMDRLAGGVGLQRGRRSATTLGTGDAVDWWRVEKIDRGRFLRLRAEFKAPGRGWLEMWVEERPTGSHYRQRAVFFPTGLSGRLYWYSILPFHGIIFSGMLNRIAATAEMEPTAVSDPTPAAMPTSTSAAPTNSAAPTTAAAPTTQGDQR
- a CDS encoding bifunctional riboflavin kinase/FAD synthetase, which gives rise to MDFFTDPAAVPRGFGPSAVTIGKFDGVHLGHRAVIRELEAVARDRDLVSAVVTFDRHPLTVVRPDRVPRALTSNRQKRELLEQTGVEATLMLTFDEHLRELTPEEFVDTILVGALQAEVVLVGSDFRFGWGGRGTVDTLRELGRSRGFDVDLIPDVRPGDGARRVSSSWIRELLDRGDIREAAFLLGRQPVVRGVIVHGEQRGRELGFPTANLEPRSEGFVPADGVYAARVTIGGTVYDAAVSVGNNPTFEGVPEKQVEAHLLDVTLDLYGQEATVSFIDWVRGNQKFDGLDPLIRQIAADVDQIRELLASTR
- the truB gene encoding tRNA pseudouridine(55) synthase TruB, which produces MNSGILLVDKPQGITSHDVVSRVRRAAGTKKVGHAGTLDPMATGLLVTGINSSTRLLTFLVGLDKTYEATIRLGVSTTSDDADGEVVERTDASAVDDPGILRGIEQLSGDIDQVPTTVSAIKVDGRRAYDLAREGTKVELKARPVTVSRFDLLARRDAMADGLPVVDLDVVVDCTSGTYIRALARDLGRGLGVGGHLTALRRTRIGPFDLRDAAVLDGLEVAPRLLPPADVARRLFDVLELTPEQTIDLGHGKKLRVDRPDSTAPIAAITPAGLLAGLVSVSHGVVRPIVNFPTDEVSS